One genomic segment of Arachis duranensis cultivar V14167 chromosome 4, aradu.V14167.gnm2.J7QH, whole genome shotgun sequence includes these proteins:
- the LOC107486879 gene encoding NADPH-dependent diflavin oxidoreductase 1 isoform X2: MSFFATAEHERERLQYFASPEGRDDLYQYNQKERRTVLEVLEDFSSVQMPFEWLVQLVPPLKRRAFSISSSHLAHPNQVHLTVDVVSWTTPYKRKKKGLCSSWLAALDPQDVTYIPCWIHKGGLPTPPPSLPLVLVGPGTGCAPFRGFVEERALQSETNSVAPIIFFFGCRNEDIDFLYRDFWLSHSQNNGVLSEAKGGGFYVAFSRDQPQKVYVQHKMREQSQRIWNLLAQGAAIYIAGSSTKMPADVTSAFEDIVSKENEVSREDAARWIRSLEKYGRFHVEAWS, encoded by the exons ATGAGTTTTTTTGCAACAGCTGAACATGAGAGGGAAAGACTCCAGTATTTTGCTTCACCTGAAGGAAGAGATGACCTGTATCAATACAACCAGAAGGAAAGGAGAACAGTTCTTGAG GTATTAGAGGATTTTTCTTCTGTACAAATGCCATTTGAGTGGCTAGTGCAATTGGTTCCTCCATTGAAAAGAAGAGCattctccatatcttcttctcacTTAGCACACCCGAATCAAGTACACTTGACTGTGGATGTGGTATCATGGACAACACCTtacaagaggaagaaaaaaggGCTATGCTCCTCATGGCTAGCTGCATTAGATCCTCAAGATG TCACATATATTCCATGCTGGATTCATAAAGGTGGTCTTCCTACACCGCCACCATCACTTCCCCTCGTACTAGTTGGACCTGGGACAGGATGTGCACCTTTTCGCGGGTTTGTCGAGGAGAGAGCCTTGCAAAGTGAAACTAACTCAGTTGCTccaattattttcttctttggCTGTCGAAATGAAGACATTGACTTTTTGTACCGAGACTTTTGGTTATCTCATTCACAGAACAATGGGGTACTTTCGGAAGCAAAGGGTGGAGGATTCTATGTTGCTTTCTCAAGAGACCAGCCGCAAAAGGTTTATGTTCAGCACAAGATGAGGGAACAAAGCCAGAGGATATGGAACCTGTTAGCCCAGGGTGCGGCTATTTACATAGCCGGTTCTTCTACCAAAATGCCTGCAGATGTAACGTCAGCTTTTGAGGACATTGTATCTAAAGAAAATGAGGTTTCAAGGGAAGATGCAGCTAGGTGGATTAGGTCACTAGAAAAGTATGGTAGATTTCACGTTGAGGCATGGTCTTAA
- the LOC107486882 gene encoding 30S ribosomal protein 3, chloroplastic, with product MLSMALLQPNVVPTLSLKPSTFPSQSQSLPLRPLKASSFPNPKPFFSSLTPNPSKLSVFAAQSETAQQIVAEDDATSSDSPPQPQPQPQKLGVVVKPTEKPRLVLKFIWMEKNIGIALDQMIPGHGTIPLSPYYFWPRKDAWEELKELLESKPWISQKQMIILLNQATDIINLWQQSGGNLA from the exons ATGTTGTCCATGGCACTTCTTCAGCCAAACGTGGTTCCCACTCTCTCTCTAAAGCCTTCAACTTTTCCATCGCAATCTCAAAGCCTCCCCCTTAGACCCCTCAAAGCCTCATCCTTTCCCAATCCAAAgcccttcttctcttctttaacACCAAACCCTTCAAAGCTCTCTGTTTTTGCGGCACAATCTGAAACTGCTCAACAAATTGTTGCCGAAGATGATGCCACTTCTTCAGATTCCCCTCCTCAGCCTCAGCCTCAGCCTCAG AAGCTTGGAGTGGTAGTAAAGCCAACGGAGAAGCCAAGACTTGTGTTGAAGTTCATATGGATGGAGAAGAACATTGGCATTGCACTTGATCAAATGATACCAGGGCATGGAACTATCCCTCTGAGCCCTTATTACTTTTGGCCAAGGAAAGATGCTTGGGAAGAGCTCAAGGAATTGCTTGAGAGCAAGCCTTGGATATCTCAGAAGCAGATGATCATTCTCCTCAATCAAGCCACTGATATCATCAATTTATGGCAGCAGAGTGGTGGCAACCTCGCATAA
- the LOC107486782 gene encoding uncharacterized protein LOC107486782, with amino-acid sequence MVVAVAVVKSSSLRVWFWIRSSSSSAASAAIVRSFATTSHHNNHRQNHKFLDSNTFLGSWQPPKNPKEAEAKLAMLRRDYAKQMKEVRKQYIHEMELLQIEKQRKDEARREALRVANEERKKLKAEAAQIRAQERKIAQQEFRETLLKERAEKLENWRMKVKKHGEKMAEKKELLRRQSSMWIDEANLEAQILESIVSFR; translated from the exons ATGGTGGTGGCGGTGGCTGTGGTCAAGAGTAGCAGCCTACGTGTTTG GTTTTGGATccgttcctcctcctcctccgccGCCTCCGCTGCCATTGTTCGGTCGTTCGCCACTACCTCGCACCACAACAACCACCGCCAGAACCACAAGTTCCTGGATTCCAATACCTTCCTCGGAAGCTGGCAGCCTCCGAAGAACCCGAAGGAGGCTGAGGCGAAGCTGGCGATGCTCCGAAGGGACTACGCGAAGCAGATGAAGGAGGTTCGGAAGCAGTACATCCACGAAATGGAGCTGCTTCAGATCGAGAAGCAGCGCAAGGACGAAGCTCGCAGAGAAGCCCTTAGAGTTGCCAATGAGGAGCGCAAGAAGCTCAAGGCCGAAGCTGCGCAAATCAGGGCTCAGGAGCGCAAGATCGCACAACAAGAATTCAGAGAAACACTC TTAAAAGAAAGAGCTGAGAAACTTGAAAATTGGAGGATGAAGGTCAAAAAGCATGGTGAGAAGATGGCAGAAAAGAAAGAGTTATTGCGTCGACAAAGCTCAATGTGGATCGATGAAGCTAATCTTGAGGCACAAATATTGGAATCCATCGTTTCCTTTCGCTGA
- the LOC107486879 gene encoding NADPH-dependent diflavin oxidoreductase 1 isoform X1: MEEQHRKKLLVLYASQTGNALDAAERIAREAERRSCPLTLLSLDQYQPSMLPHEEVVIFVVSTTGQGDTPDSMKVFWKYLLQRSLSQHWLKGTLYAVFGLGDSSYQKYNFVAKKLDKRLMDLGGTAIIERGLGDDQHPSGYEGSLDPWMSSLWGMLNIIKPEFFPNGPDVVIQDKVLIDQPKVQITYHNIENVDSSFSTASDLTNLDIQIGSARSMHPGKLSSDKCRPDCFLKMVRNLPLTRPNGGKDVRHFEFEFVSNAIEYDTGDVLEILPGQESASVDAFIRRCNLDPDSLITVNPRQMDGCTDSNSRVPVKLRTFVEFTMDIASASPRRYFFEVMSFFATAEHERERLQYFASPEGRDDLYQYNQKERRTVLEVLEDFSSVQMPFEWLVQLVPPLKRRAFSISSSHLAHPNQVHLTVDVVSWTTPYKRKKKGLCSSWLAALDPQDVTYIPCWIHKGGLPTPPPSLPLVLVGPGTGCAPFRGFVEERALQSETNSVAPIIFFFGCRNEDIDFLYRDFWLSHSQNNGVLSEAKGGGFYVAFSRDQPQKVYVQHKMREQSQRIWNLLAQGAAIYIAGSSTKMPADVTSAFEDIVSKENEVSREDAARWIRSLEKYGRFHVEAWS, from the exons ATGGAAGAGCAGCACCGCAAGAAGCTGCTGGTTCTCTATGCCTCACAGACTGGCAACGCTTTGGACGCAGCTGAACGCATTGCTCGCGAAGCTGAACGAAGATCATGCCCCCTTACTCTCCTCTCTCTTGATCAATATCAACCT AGTATGTTGCCGCATGAGGAGGTTGTGATTTTTGTGGTTTCTACCACAGGCCAGGGTGATACTCCTGACTCCATGAAG gtCTTTTGGAAGTATCTTCTTCAGAGAAGCCTAAGCCAGCATTGGCTGAAAGGGACTCTTTATGCTGTTTTCGGTTTGGGTGATTCTAGTTATCAGAAGTACAAC TTTGTTGCAAAGAAGCTGGACAAAAGATTAATGGACCTTGGAGGAACAGCTATCATAGAAAGAGGCTTGGGGGATGATCAGCACCCTTCAGG CTATGAGGGTTCTCTGGATCCTTGGATGTCTTCTCTGTGGGGAATGTTGAATATCATTAAACCAGAATTCTTCCCAAATGGTCCTGATGTTGTGATTCAGGACAAAGTATTGATTGATCAACCCAAAGTCCAAATCACATATCACAATATTGAAAATGTTGACTCAAGTTTTTCTACTGCATCAG ATTTAACTAATCTTGATATTCAAATTGGGAGTGCACGTTCAATGCATCCTGGAAAATTATCTTCTGACAAATGTAGGCCCGACTGCTTTCTCAAGATG GTAAGGAATCTCCCTTTGACCAGGCCAAATGGTGGAAAAGATGTCCgccattttgaatttgaatttgtttcaaAT GCCATTGAATATGATACTGGGGATGTCCTTGAAATTCTCCCTGGTCAGGAGTCAGCTTCAGTTGATGCTTTCATACGACGTTGTAACTTGGATCCTGATTCATTAATCACA GTTAATCCAAGACAAATGGATGGTTGTACCGATAGTAACTCTAGAGTCCCTGTAAAATTAAGAACTTTTGTTGAGTTCACAATGGATATAGCTTCAGCTTCCCCTCGACGGTATTTCTTTGAG GTTATGAGTTTTTTTGCAACAGCTGAACATGAGAGGGAAAGACTCCAGTATTTTGCTTCACCTGAAGGAAGAGATGACCTGTATCAATACAACCAGAAGGAAAGGAGAACAGTTCTTGAG GTATTAGAGGATTTTTCTTCTGTACAAATGCCATTTGAGTGGCTAGTGCAATTGGTTCCTCCATTGAAAAGAAGAGCattctccatatcttcttctcacTTAGCACACCCGAATCAAGTACACTTGACTGTGGATGTGGTATCATGGACAACACCTtacaagaggaagaaaaaaggGCTATGCTCCTCATGGCTAGCTGCATTAGATCCTCAAGATG TCACATATATTCCATGCTGGATTCATAAAGGTGGTCTTCCTACACCGCCACCATCACTTCCCCTCGTACTAGTTGGACCTGGGACAGGATGTGCACCTTTTCGCGGGTTTGTCGAGGAGAGAGCCTTGCAAAGTGAAACTAACTCAGTTGCTccaattattttcttctttggCTGTCGAAATGAAGACATTGACTTTTTGTACCGAGACTTTTGGTTATCTCATTCACAGAACAATGGGGTACTTTCGGAAGCAAAGGGTGGAGGATTCTATGTTGCTTTCTCAAGAGACCAGCCGCAAAAGGTTTATGTTCAGCACAAGATGAGGGAACAAAGCCAGAGGATATGGAACCTGTTAGCCCAGGGTGCGGCTATTTACATAGCCGGTTCTTCTACCAAAATGCCTGCAGATGTAACGTCAGCTTTTGAGGACATTGTATCTAAAGAAAATGAGGTTTCAAGGGAAGATGCAGCTAGGTGGATTAGGTCACTAGAAAAGTATGGTAGATTTCACGTTGAGGCATGGTCTTAA
- the LOC107486881 gene encoding uncharacterized protein LOC107486881 yields MGLLGKNFTSKIRNMATLAVSRISILKNHHKARASYAYSDVAQLLRLGYHDRALLRVEHWIREQNILDVFDMIEIYCNYLRESAELLEKNRDFHNELKEATSSLIFASSRCGEFPELHKIQEILTSKLGKEFADEAIELHRNNGVNAKMIEKLSTRGPNMEIRMKALRQIAAEIGVTLHFEQEPILTNVNKWQGEVKTKQGSSANDPKHKNVTMEEGSYDRNKDRTKEALEEFHSIQNPNSRDSMKTSSRNSKLIPNEKVKGDSNHEDSVEERTNPSIVTTHFPKQNRTQHDHVDWKIMSVRTR; encoded by the exons ATGGGTCTGCTTGGAAAAAACTTCActtcaaaaataagaaatatgGCAACACTTGCTGTATCTAGGATTTCAATCTTGAAGAACCACCACAAAGCTCGAGCTTCTTATGCCTACTCTGATGTTGCTCAACTCCTTCGCCTTGGTTACCATGACCGTGCTCTACTTCGA GTGGAGCATTGGATAAGAGAACAGAACATACTGGATGTGTTTGATATGATAGAAATTTACTGTAACTACCTAAGAGAAAGTGCAGAACTACTTGAGAAGAACAG GGATTTTCATAATGAGCTCAAGGAAGCAACATCTAGCCTTATCTTTGCATCTTCAAGGTGTGGAGAATTTCCAGAACTGCACAAGATTCAAGAGATTTTGACATCAAAGCTTGGGAAGGAGTTTGCGGATGAAGCTATTGAGTTGCATAGAAATAATGGAGTGAATGCTAAG ATGATAGAAAAGCTTTCAACAAGAGGGCCTAACATGGAAATCAGAATGAAAGCGCTGAGGCAGATTGCTGCAGAAATTGGTGTTACTTTGCATTTTGAGCAGGAACCTATATTGACAAATGTG AACAAATGGCAAGGTGAAGTGAAAACCAAACAAGGGAGCAGTGCTAATGATCCTAAGCATAAGAATGTAACCATGGAAGAGGGTTCATATGATAGGAACAAGGATAGAACCAAAGAAGCCTTGGAAGAAtttcattcaattcaaaatCCAAATTCAAGAGATAGCATGAAAACATCATCAAGGAACTCTAAGTTAATTCCCAATGAAAAGGTCAAGGGAGATTCAAATCATGAAGACTCTGTTGAAGAAAGAACAAACCCTTCTATAGTAACAACTCATTTTCCAAAGCAGAATCGAACGCAGCATGATCATGTAGATTGGAAGATCATGTCAGTTAGGACAAGATGA
- the LOC107486878 gene encoding nuclear intron maturase 3, mitochondrial: protein MVTYLHITRRIPKLLKPYTTLQLPQAQQQPLTTHQLKSLVLSHFSHGKFNNILQNVVALPAVLLTACHNLSASARLPGSRPLLDSVSARFSLESMCREIRENRFDVAASCVVLTGTGSPLGQLVLPNLKLKVLVEAVRMVLEVVYDERFVTFCYGGRVGMGRHTAVRYLKNSVENPSWWFRVRFNRHRFGNEHVERLCSVIQRKLNDVVLIGLIKRLFECEVLVIELGGNWIGRGFPQECGLCSVLMNVYFDEFDREIQEIRLRENRESREMEPKLVGSSDGGVYYKPVKVYAVRYFDEILLVTSGKRMMAMELKNSLLRSLEVDLCLDVDKVNTAIHSATEEKIEFVGMELQAVPPSVLRPPMTEKAIRARKKYLRQKEVRAMELRNARQRNRRILGLKIFKHVYKKTKQSDGFKFDFSIENEVREIFKSWADEVVQEFLDNIDECQEWHRRLSGGDFLSLAHIRNQLPPELIDAYDNFQEQVDKYLNPVKARKAIEEEAERIREEEEERYAKGTLEDLTRLCMKVEAPIMLIRKAVKLVGFTNHMGRPRPIEFLFALEDTDIIKWYAGIARRWLDFYCCCHNFKAVKTIVSYHLRFSCILTLAEKHESTKHEAIKNFSKDLKVYDLDGNDEVYFPTEREVKMMGDRNLSDPKPVDGALTLAVIRLASDEPPTPCIAHFCDNTTTVFYRVRLLQKCLNINPLDKEKWVQGMGTIHESLDQKCLPLCADHIHDLYMGRINLQDIDCASFADVD, encoded by the coding sequence ATGGTCACATACCTCCACATAACGCGCCGAATACCAAAGCTTCTAAAGCCCTACACAACCCTTCAACTTCCCCAAGCCCAACAACAACCCCTCACAACTCACCAACTCAAATCCCTCGTCCTCTCCCACTTCTCCCATGGCAAGTTCAATAACATCCTCCAAAACGTCGTCGCTTTACCGGCTGTACTCCTCACCGCCTGCCACAACCTTTCCGCCTCCGCTCGACTGCCCGGTTCGCGCCCTCTCCTGGACTCGGTCTCGGCCCGGTTCAGCCTCGAGTCAATGTGCCGAGAGATCCGGGAGAACCGGTTCGACGTGGCGGCCTCCTGCGTCGTTCTAACCGGAACCGGTTCGCCATTAGGACAGTTGGTTCTCCCCAATTTGAAGCTGAAGGTGTTGGTTGAGGCTGTTAGGATGGTTCTTGAAGTAGTATACGATGAACGGTTTGTGACGTTTTGCTACGGTGGACGCGTCGGAATGGGAAGGCACACTGCTGTGAGGTATTTGAAAAACTCAGTTGAGAATCCTTCTTGGTGGTTTAGGGTTAGGTTTAACCGTCATAGATTTGGGAATGAACATGTGGAGAGGCTGTGTTCTGTTATTCAGCGGAAATTGAACGATGTCGTTTTGATTGGATTGATAAAGAGGTTGTTTGAGTGTGAGGTTTTGGTGATTGAGCTTGGTGGGAATTGGATTGGGAGAGGGTTCCCTCAGGAATGTGGATTGTGTTCTGTTTTGATGAATGTGTACTTTGATGAGTTTGACAGAGAGATTCAAGAGATACGGCTCAGGGAGAATCGAGAGAGTCGCGAAATGGAGCCAAAGCTGGTTGGTTCTAGCGATGGTGGCGTGTATTACAAGCCTGTGAAGGTTTATGCTGTGAGGTATTTCGATGAGATACTTCTTGTGACTTCTGGGAAGAGGATGATGGCAATGGAGCTGAAGAATAGTTTGTTGAGGAGTTTGGAAGTTGATTTGTGTTTGGATGTTGATAAAGTGAATACGGCGATACATAGCGCAACGGAGGAGAAGATTGAGTTTGTTGGGATGGAGCTGCAGGCTGTTCCGCCTTCGGTGTTGCGCCCGCCTATGACGGAGAAAGCAATTAGGGCGAGGAAAAAGTACCTTAGGCAGAAGGAAGTTAGAGCCATGGAATTGAGAAATGCTAGACAGAGGAACAGAAGGATACTGGGGTTGAAGATATTTAAACATGTTTATAAGAAGACAAAGCAAAGTGATGGGTTCAAATTTGACTTTAGCATTGAAAATGAGGTCCGAGAAATTTTTAAATCTTGGGCTGATGAAGTGGTGCAAGAGTTTCTGGATAACATAGATGAGTGTCAAGAATGGCATCGAAGGCTATCGGGTGGTGATTTCCTTTCTTTAGCACACATTAGGAATCAGTTACCGCCTGAGCTTATTGATGCTTATGATAATTTCCAAGAGCAGGTGGATAAATATTTAAATCCGGTAAAAGCTAGGAAGGCAATAGAGGAGGAAGCGGAAAGAATaagggaagaagaggaagaaagataTGCAAAGGGAACACTTGAAGATTTGACTAGGCTTTGTATGAAAGTTGAGGCGCCAATAATGCTCATAAGAAAGGCTGTGAAGTTGGTTGGTTTTACTAATCATATGGGTCGTCCGAGGCCGATTGAATTCCTGTTTGCACTCGAGGATACAGATATTATCAAGTGGTATGCTGGCATTGCCAGAAGGTGGTTGGATTTCTATTGTTGTTGCCACAACTTCAAGGCAGTCAAAACTATTGTGAGTTATCATTTGAGGTTCTCTTGTATCTTGACATTAGCAGAGAAGCACGAATCGACTAAGCACGAAGCGATAAAGAATTTTAGCAAAGATTTAAAAGTCTATGACTTGGATGGAAATGATGAAGTGTATTTTCCAACAGAAAGAgaggttaaaatgatgggagaCAGAAATCTCTCCGATCCAAAGCCTGTAGATGGGGCTTTAACTTTGGCTGTAATAAGATTGGCATCGGATGAGCCTCCGACGCCTTGTATTGCCCACTTTTGTGACAACACAACTACAGTCTTCTATAGGGTTCGGTTGCTGCAAAAATGTTTGAATATAAATCCACTAGATAAAGAGAAATGGGTGCAAGGGATGGGTACAATTCATGAAAGCCTAGACCAAAAGTGTCTTCCACTATGTGCTGATCATATACACGATTTGTACATGGGGAGAATCAATCTTCAAGACATTGACTGTGCCTCGTTTGCAGATGTGGATTGA